One window from the genome of Acidisarcina sp. encodes:
- a CDS encoding glycoside hydrolase family 20 zincin-like fold domain-containing protein, with the protein MAAPAGILYLLATLVAPCPVRAQKGVSTSDSAAGKRATLRLIPQPREVSHDKLVSLAHGVVVRVDSSDAQDRFAADDLRQALSSREVRPSSTDPQRLQIELLRASEPRARRLLSAGAVQFDDAMKPEGYVLLPGAHSLAIIASSAEGMFYGAQTVKQLVVGSGRSAQIHSVLVRDWPALRYRGISDDLSRGPVPTLEYQKRQVRIFSAFKINIYSPYFESTLAYSGNPLAASPGGAMTRSDVEQLVRYAGQYHVTVVPEQEAFGHLHNVLTYEQYAPLAETPHGHVLAPGQPGSIALITQWFTEIAGMFPGPFVHIGADETFDLGRGQTSAEVQQKGLGATYVAFLKQIRNALQPLNKKILFWGDLAWNDPALVKTLPKDMIAVPWVYGPQPKGFARFILPFKEAGMETWVAPGVSNWNRVYPNNNTALLNIQGFVRDGQRLGSTGALTTVWDDDGEGLFDQDWYGVIFSAAASWQPGESSIEQFQQSYGAVFHGDATGKIDEAERELAAAHAILAKADLGDASNRLFWMDPWSVEGKIAAKKLRPVVHDFRLHAERAMILLAEAESQQKLRESDTLRGMELGARRMDLIGLKFQLSDEIILGYGRAYAEQKDSKLADNLANELYDIAGNNGRCQDILSGYSANRDLYEQAWLRENRTYWLHNVLARYDHAMDLWLGRRERVTGIIDQWYRTRTLPRPEDVGIPASLND; encoded by the coding sequence ATGGCGGCTCCTGCGGGAATCTTGTATCTGTTGGCGACGCTTGTCGCCCCATGCCCGGTCCGGGCGCAGAAGGGCGTGTCGACCTCTGATTCCGCAGCAGGCAAAAGGGCCACGCTCCGGCTGATTCCCCAGCCACGCGAGGTCAGCCACGACAAGTTAGTTTCCCTGGCGCATGGAGTCGTGGTTCGAGTGGACAGTTCGGATGCGCAGGATCGGTTTGCCGCCGACGATTTGCGGCAAGCCCTGTCCAGCCGTGAGGTGCGGCCTTCATCGACCGATCCCCAGCGACTTCAGATCGAGCTTCTACGGGCAAGCGAGCCCCGGGCGCGGCGGCTGCTCTCTGCCGGCGCTGTGCAGTTCGATGATGCGATGAAGCCCGAGGGATACGTCCTCCTGCCTGGCGCGCATAGTCTGGCGATCATCGCGAGCAGCGCCGAGGGCATGTTTTATGGTGCCCAGACAGTCAAGCAGTTGGTCGTTGGGTCGGGCCGCTCGGCGCAGATCCATTCTGTACTGGTGAGAGACTGGCCGGCGCTCAGGTACCGTGGAATCAGCGATGACCTCTCACGCGGTCCAGTGCCGACACTGGAGTATCAGAAGCGCCAGGTGCGCATCTTTTCCGCATTCAAGATCAACATTTATTCGCCATATTTTGAGAGCACTCTGGCCTATTCCGGCAATCCTCTGGCTGCGTCTCCGGGAGGTGCCATGACGCGGTCCGATGTCGAGCAATTGGTGCGCTATGCCGGGCAGTATCATGTGACCGTTGTTCCTGAGCAGGAGGCATTCGGCCATCTGCACAACGTCCTCACGTATGAGCAATATGCACCGTTGGCTGAGACTCCGCACGGACACGTGCTGGCTCCTGGTCAGCCAGGCTCCATCGCCCTTATCACGCAGTGGTTTACTGAGATTGCCGGAATGTTTCCGGGACCCTTTGTCCACATTGGCGCGGATGAGACGTTTGATCTTGGACGCGGCCAGACCAGTGCTGAGGTTCAGCAGAAAGGGCTTGGCGCCACCTATGTCGCCTTCCTCAAGCAGATTCGGAACGCTCTGCAGCCACTGAATAAGAAGATTCTTTTTTGGGGAGATCTGGCGTGGAATGACCCTGCACTAGTGAAGACCCTGCCGAAGGACATGATCGCGGTTCCCTGGGTCTATGGCCCACAGCCGAAGGGATTCGCTCGTTTCATCCTGCCATTCAAAGAGGCGGGAATGGAGACGTGGGTGGCTCCGGGTGTCAGTAACTGGAATCGCGTCTATCCGAATAACAATACCGCTTTGCTGAATATTCAGGGATTTGTCCGCGATGGACAGCGGCTGGGCAGTACAGGGGCTCTGACGACGGTATGGGACGATGATGGGGAGGGATTGTTCGATCAGGATTGGTATGGAGTGATCTTTTCTGCCGCCGCAAGCTGGCAGCCTGGGGAGAGCTCCATCGAGCAGTTTCAGCAGAGCTATGGAGCGGTCTTCCACGGAGATGCCACTGGGAAGATCGACGAAGCGGAGCGGGAGTTGGCCGCGGCTCATGCAATTCTGGCCAAGGCGGACCTGGGCGACGCAAGTAACCGGCTCTTCTGGATGGATCCCTGGAGCGTGGAAGGAAAGATCGCGGCGAAGAAGCTGCGCCCCGTGGTTCACGATTTCCGCCTTCACGCGGAGCGGGCCATGATCCTGCTGGCGGAGGCGGAGTCGCAGCAGAAGTTGAGAGAAAGCGATACTTTGCGGGGGATGGAACTGGGAGCGCGCCGAATGGATTTGATTGGCCTGAAGTTTCAGCTCTCCGATGAAATCATCCTGGGCTATGGCCGTGCCTACGCGGAGCAGAAAGATTCAAAGCTGGCCGACAATCTGGCGAACGAACTCTATGACATCGCCGGGAACAATGGACGCTGCCAGGATATTTTGAGTGGCTACTCCGCGAACCGCGACTTATACGAACAGGCATGGCTGCGTGAGAACCGTACCTATTGGCTCCATAATGTTCTGGCTCGTTACGACCACGCGATGGACCTCTGGCTCGGCCGCCGGGAACGCGTCACGGGCATCATCGATCAGTGGTACCGCACCCGCACACTCCCCAGGCCGGAGGATGTGGGGATTCCAGCCAGTCTGAACGATTGA
- a CDS encoding DUF6526 family protein, whose translation MSEKKPQTLANHGRVDPWYHFFVMPALLLNFFVCIVHEYHEPRHFDEWLIVLSIVLIVLAFRVRSYALRVQDRVIRLEERLRLAALLPEALRLQSDELTEQQLIALRFASDGELPALVEKTLRDRLAPKEIKKAIIIWRPDYWRV comes from the coding sequence ATGAGCGAGAAGAAACCGCAGACGCTTGCAAATCATGGACGTGTGGATCCTTGGTACCACTTCTTTGTCATGCCTGCTTTACTGCTCAACTTCTTTGTATGCATCGTGCATGAATATCACGAACCACGCCACTTTGATGAGTGGCTGATTGTGCTTTCCATCGTGCTGATCGTGCTGGCCTTCAGAGTGCGGAGCTACGCGCTGCGAGTTCAAGACCGTGTAATCCGCCTTGAGGAGCGCCTGCGTCTTGCGGCTCTTCTGCCAGAGGCTCTTCGCCTGCAATCTGACGAGCTTACCGAGCAACAACTGATTGCTCTGCGCTTTGCTTCGGATGGGGAGCTTCCAGCTCTTGTCGAAAAGACTCTCCGTGATCGGCTTGCTCCTAAGGAGATCAAGAAAGCCATCATCATCTGGCGCCCGGATTACTGGCGGGTCTAA
- a CDS encoding heparan-alpha-glucosaminide N-acetyltransferase domain-containing protein — protein sequence MAATQPVETTIAVAPSTRVMSVDVLRGLTIMLMILVNNSGDGAYWPLHHAQWNGWTPTDMVFPTFLFVMGSSVVFSFRARLAKNSNVSPLIPHILRRFVILFCLGLLVNTFPYFHMDTLRIFGVLQRIAICYLVVSLLFLWNSKPALRIGAIVVILAAYWALMRLVPVPSAGLPVRDIPLLDPDKNLAAWLDRLILPARRLYEGTRDPEGLLSTLPALATTMLGTLTGEWLLSNRSKEKKALGMLCAGVVCALLGELWNPWFPINKKLWTSSYVLLAAGWSLVFLALCYWAIEIKGWKKGWTYPALVFGSNAIVAYVFSELLAPLVWMRFRTSGGVTSVGKLANAALATLHTSRSFAALLYSLLYVLVCFVPVYILYRKKIFIKV from the coding sequence ATGGCAGCCACCCAACCCGTCGAAACAACCATTGCCGTTGCTCCCTCCACCCGAGTGATGTCGGTGGATGTTCTACGCGGCTTGACCATCATGCTGATGATCCTGGTGAATAATTCGGGGGACGGCGCGTACTGGCCACTCCATCATGCGCAGTGGAATGGCTGGACGCCCACCGACATGGTCTTCCCCACCTTCCTCTTTGTAATGGGGAGTTCGGTTGTGTTCTCCTTCCGCGCGCGCCTGGCAAAGAACAGCAATGTGTCTCCGCTAATTCCTCATATCCTGCGCCGGTTCGTGATTCTGTTTTGTCTTGGATTGCTGGTGAATACCTTCCCCTACTTCCACATGGACACGCTGCGAATTTTCGGCGTGTTGCAGCGCATCGCTATCTGTTACCTGGTGGTCAGCCTGCTCTTTTTGTGGAACAGCAAACCTGCCCTGCGGATCGGCGCCATCGTCGTGATTCTCGCTGCGTATTGGGCGCTGATGAGGCTTGTTCCGGTTCCTAGCGCAGGATTGCCCGTCCGCGACATTCCGCTACTGGATCCCGACAAGAATCTTGCTGCGTGGCTGGATCGGCTGATCCTGCCGGCGCGACGTCTGTATGAAGGCACTCGAGATCCAGAGGGTCTGTTAAGCACGCTTCCCGCCCTGGCAACGACGATGCTGGGAACGCTGACCGGAGAATGGCTCCTCTCTAACAGATCCAAGGAGAAGAAAGCACTGGGTATGCTCTGCGCAGGCGTGGTCTGTGCGCTGCTGGGAGAACTGTGGAATCCCTGGTTCCCCATCAACAAGAAGCTGTGGACAAGCAGCTATGTTCTGCTCGCGGCGGGATGGTCCCTGGTATTTCTGGCGCTGTGTTACTGGGCAATTGAAATCAAGGGATGGAAAAAAGGCTGGACCTATCCCGCGCTCGTCTTTGGCAGCAATGCGATTGTTGCCTATGTGTTTTCCGAACTGCTGGCTCCGCTGGTGTGGATGCGTTTCCGGACTTCCGGAGGTGTCACCAGCGTTGGAAAATTGGCAAACGCGGCGCTCGCCACATTACACACATCGCGATCCTTTGCAGCCCTGCTGTATTCGCTTCTGTACGTGCTGGTCTGCTTTGTGCCGGTCTACATCCTTTACCGGAAGAAGATCTTCATCAAGGTGTAA
- a CDS encoding SIS domain-containing protein, which translates to MSEHKGTSNSGSPQEPRSFPHAMLREIYEQPRALADTIGHYIPDGKLNPDAFRTVPESMGSKQRLVIAASGSSRNAGLAAEIMLEDLAGLAVDVEYASEYCYRSSHTLQDPGVVVVSQSGETADTLAALREAKLRGLVTVAITNNPNSTMALEADSSLPTYAGKEKAIPATKSFTTQLAVLYSLTLLLARLRGRMTAPTIEAHGSQLARLPLLLEQVLPAWEDQCRQIAEERKDSQTFLYLGRGVHYAIAREGALKLKESAYLQAEGYPAGELKHGPNALVSRSAPLVILATQDRSDPDSVLRYSKTVQLMKDMKEQGAQIIALANEGDLQVPALSRHCIFIPETTEHLLPILEVVPLQLLAYVFAIQRGIDVDSPRNLVKAVVQE; encoded by the coding sequence ATGAGCGAGCACAAAGGCACAAGCAATTCTGGTTCCCCACAGGAGCCGAGATCCTTCCCTCACGCGATGCTGCGCGAAATCTACGAGCAGCCCCGTGCGCTGGCAGACACCATCGGTCACTACATCCCCGATGGCAAACTGAATCCCGATGCCTTCAGGACGGTTCCGGAATCGATGGGGAGCAAGCAGCGCCTTGTCATCGCGGCCAGCGGTTCGAGCCGCAACGCCGGTCTTGCAGCGGAAATCATGCTGGAGGATCTGGCCGGCCTCGCGGTGGATGTGGAGTATGCCAGCGAATACTGTTACCGCTCGAGCCACACGTTGCAGGATCCAGGCGTCGTTGTCGTTTCGCAATCCGGAGAAACAGCGGATACGCTCGCCGCGCTGCGGGAGGCGAAGCTGCGCGGACTTGTCACCGTAGCGATTACAAATAATCCGAATTCCACCATGGCATTGGAGGCGGACTCTTCCCTTCCCACCTATGCAGGCAAGGAAAAGGCTATCCCTGCCACCAAGAGCTTCACGACGCAGCTCGCCGTTCTGTATTCCCTGACGCTGCTGCTGGCCCGGCTCCGCGGACGTATGACCGCGCCTACGATCGAAGCACATGGCTCCCAGTTGGCTAGGCTGCCGCTCCTTCTGGAACAGGTGCTTCCGGCATGGGAAGACCAGTGTCGCCAGATAGCGGAAGAGAGAAAAGATTCACAGACCTTCCTGTACCTTGGACGCGGCGTTCATTACGCGATTGCCCGCGAAGGCGCACTGAAGTTAAAGGAATCGGCATATCTGCAGGCGGAAGGATATCCGGCAGGCGAACTGAAGCACGGACCCAATGCGCTGGTCAGCAGGAGTGCTCCGCTGGTGATTCTAGCAACGCAGGATCGCTCGGATCCGGACTCGGTTCTGCGCTATTCCAAGACTGTTCAGTTGATGAAGGATATGAAAGAGCAAGGTGCTCAGATTATCGCCCTGGCCAATGAGGGCGATCTGCAGGTACCCGCGCTAAGCCGGCACTGCATCTTCATTCCGGAGACAACGGAACATCTGCTTCCGATTCTTGAAGTGGTTCCGCTCCAGTTGCTCGCCTATGTGTTCGCAATCCAGCGGGGCATCGATGTGGACAGCCCGCGCAATCTGGTAAAGGCTGTTGTTCAAGAATGA
- a CDS encoding response regulator transcription factor, translating to MADPIRIMVVEDHNIVRQGLVALLGTVSDFEIVAEAADGRQAVELFRQHQPDITLMDLRLQKMNGVEAIGRIRSDFPQARIIVLTTFDGDEDIYRALQAGARGYLLKGMEGDELMDAIRAVHSGKSRIPSAVAERLAGRMSGPVLTDRETDVLRLIVKGNSNKEIASKLSITEATVKTHVNSLLSKLGVSDRTQAATTALQRGIVHLD from the coding sequence ATGGCGGATCCAATCCGGATCATGGTAGTTGAGGATCACAACATTGTTCGTCAGGGCCTGGTGGCACTGCTGGGGACCGTCTCCGATTTTGAGATTGTTGCCGAAGCCGCCGATGGCCGTCAGGCGGTGGAACTGTTTCGCCAGCACCAGCCTGACATAACCCTGATGGATCTGCGTCTGCAAAAGATGAATGGAGTGGAAGCGATCGGCCGAATCCGATCCGACTTTCCGCAGGCGCGAATCATCGTGCTCACGACGTTCGATGGCGATGAAGACATCTATCGTGCGCTTCAGGCGGGAGCACGCGGCTACCTGTTAAAGGGCATGGAAGGGGACGAATTGATGGACGCGATACGCGCGGTTCACTCCGGCAAGTCGCGCATCCCTTCCGCGGTGGCAGAGCGGCTCGCGGGACGCATGAGCGGACCAGTGCTTACCGATCGCGAGACGGATGTTCTGCGACTGATCGTGAAGGGAAACAGTAACAAGGAGATAGCCAGCAAGCTTTCTATCACCGAGGCGACTGTTAAAACTCACGTGAACAGCCTGCTGAGTAAGCTCGGCGTGAGTGATCGGACGCAGGCTGCTACGACTGCACTGCAACGGGGGATTGTTCACCTTGACTAG
- a CDS encoding FAD-binding and (Fe-S)-binding domain-containing protein yields MTTSLTPGEILAALQERIDPARILIREIDRIAFASDASFYRLIPRAVVQPVSTDEVRELFRFSHRHSVPLVFRAGGTSLSGQSITDGVLVDVSRHWRVIRVEQNGKAIRVQPGVIGQKANDTLRLYRAKIGPDPASINSCQLGGILSNNASGMCCGVAQNAYHTLQSLTFVLPSGTEVDTAEPDADARFRELEPDLYHGLLRLKSTIANDPAMVARIRRKYLMKNTTGYGLNAFLDFESPVDIFSHLLIGSEGTLAFVAEAVLNTVPDQPYKYTGLLLFENLHAACAAIPVLKQAGAAALELMDRSSMRSVEDKPGVPEVLRSLPPDAAALLVEFQCANDAERAEVKSRADEAVSSFHLLHPAILTRDPAVQAQFWKIRKGMFPSVGAVRASGTTAIIEDVAFPVERLADAAVDLRILLDRHGYKDAIIFGHAKDGNLHFVITQGFIHATEIRRYREFIDDVVTLVVQKYDGALKAEHGTGRNMAPFVETEWGSDAYSVMREVKALADPYGLLNPGVILNSDPEAHIANLKGLPVVEPEVDKCIECGYCEHKCPSRDLTLTPRQRIVVRREMQRLKDSGQEWERYEALERDFPYMVLDTCAVDGLCATECPVSIDTGTLTKRFRQVRHTSLANAAARTIARNLKLAEIGARFALGMGHGVQRVFGLQTMVAITRTLNRVTRAWMDEPFWQWSKEMPHPRRGPLPVTPRQGARAVYFPACISRIMGALPGESDDTTTMQALLNIAERANVPLFVPSDLTGKCCGVPFSSKGFEAGHRAALNHTIENFSRWSENGALPILVDTSPCTYGLKTARPYLTPENQAKFDRLTILDSVQFASEQILPHLPIHRRVNSVTLHPVCSVTKMGIASELVKIAEACSDEVVVPQGAGCCAFAGDRGFLFPELTASATQDEAESIEKKHCDGYFSSSRTCEIGMTRATGEIYRSYLHLLDYVSRPEA; encoded by the coding sequence GTGACAACTTCACTAACGCCCGGCGAGATCCTCGCCGCGTTGCAAGAGCGGATCGATCCGGCGAGAATCCTGATTCGCGAGATAGACCGCATCGCGTTTGCCTCGGATGCCAGCTTCTACCGGCTGATTCCGCGGGCAGTGGTGCAGCCCGTAAGCACAGATGAGGTCCGCGAACTCTTTCGCTTCAGCCATCGTCATAGTGTCCCGCTGGTCTTTCGTGCCGGCGGCACCAGTCTCTCAGGCCAATCCATCACCGACGGTGTACTGGTGGACGTGAGCCGTCACTGGCGCGTTATCCGCGTAGAGCAAAACGGCAAGGCGATTCGCGTGCAGCCCGGAGTGATCGGCCAGAAGGCGAACGATACTCTGCGCCTGTATCGGGCAAAGATCGGACCCGATCCGGCGTCAATCAATAGCTGCCAATTAGGCGGCATCCTCTCAAACAACGCCAGCGGCATGTGCTGCGGAGTCGCTCAGAACGCCTATCACACCTTGCAATCCCTCACATTCGTGCTGCCCTCGGGTACAGAAGTGGATACTGCCGAACCGGATGCCGATGCACGCTTTCGTGAGCTGGAGCCGGACCTCTATCACGGTCTGCTACGCCTGAAGAGCACCATCGCAAACGATCCTGCGATGGTTGCGCGAATCCGGCGCAAATATCTGATGAAGAACACTACCGGATATGGGTTGAATGCTTTCCTTGATTTTGAGAGTCCAGTCGATATCTTCAGCCACCTGCTGATTGGCTCAGAAGGCACGCTCGCCTTCGTTGCCGAGGCGGTGCTGAACACGGTTCCAGACCAGCCCTACAAATACACTGGATTGCTTTTGTTTGAGAATCTCCACGCCGCCTGTGCTGCTATTCCCGTCTTGAAGCAGGCAGGTGCCGCCGCACTGGAGTTGATGGATCGTTCGTCGATGCGTTCCGTTGAAGACAAGCCAGGAGTGCCCGAAGTCTTACGCTCTCTTCCTCCCGATGCGGCTGCGTTACTGGTTGAGTTCCAATGCGCCAATGACGCCGAACGCGCGGAGGTCAAATCGCGTGCGGATGAGGCAGTTTCCAGTTTCCACCTCCTGCATCCTGCGATTCTCACTCGCGATCCGGCGGTACAGGCCCAGTTTTGGAAGATTCGCAAAGGGATGTTTCCTTCCGTCGGTGCGGTTCGCGCCAGCGGAACCACCGCGATCATTGAAGATGTAGCCTTCCCGGTCGAGAGGCTGGCGGATGCAGCGGTAGATTTGCGGATCCTGCTCGATCGCCATGGCTACAAGGATGCGATCATCTTCGGCCATGCCAAGGATGGCAACCTGCACTTCGTGATCACGCAAGGCTTTATTCATGCGACTGAGATTCGTCGCTACCGGGAGTTCATCGACGATGTGGTGACGTTGGTCGTGCAGAAGTATGATGGCGCGCTCAAAGCAGAGCATGGAACCGGGCGCAACATGGCTCCATTTGTCGAGACGGAGTGGGGAAGTGACGCCTACTCCGTCATGCGCGAGGTCAAGGCACTTGCCGACCCGTACGGCTTGCTGAATCCGGGAGTCATCCTCAATTCCGATCCAGAGGCCCATATCGCAAACCTCAAGGGGCTGCCCGTCGTCGAGCCAGAGGTGGACAAGTGCATCGAGTGTGGATACTGCGAGCATAAGTGCCCCAGCCGCGACTTGACGCTGACTCCGCGCCAACGCATTGTGGTTCGGCGAGAGATGCAAAGGCTGAAGGACTCAGGCCAGGAGTGGGAGCGATACGAGGCGCTGGAGCGGGACTTTCCCTACATGGTGCTGGATACCTGTGCAGTCGATGGCCTGTGTGCCACAGAGTGCCCCGTGAGCATCGATACCGGCACGCTGACCAAGCGCTTCCGCCAGGTGCGGCACACGAGCCTTGCGAACGCAGCGGCACGGACGATTGCACGCAACCTGAAGCTTGCGGAGATTGGCGCGCGGTTTGCGCTTGGCATGGGCCACGGGGTGCAGCGCGTGTTTGGCTTGCAGACCATGGTTGCGATTACGCGGACACTCAACCGGGTTACCAGGGCATGGATGGATGAGCCTTTTTGGCAATGGTCGAAAGAGATGCCGCATCCGCGCCGCGGGCCTTTGCCGGTAACGCCACGCCAGGGAGCCAGGGCGGTGTACTTCCCGGCATGTATTTCCCGCATCATGGGGGCGCTGCCCGGAGAGTCCGACGACACGACAACCATGCAGGCGTTGCTCAATATCGCAGAACGGGCAAATGTTCCTTTGTTTGTGCCCTCCGATCTGACGGGGAAGTGTTGCGGCGTGCCTTTTTCCTCCAAGGGCTTTGAAGCGGGACACCGCGCAGCATTGAACCACACCATCGAAAATTTTTCGCGCTGGTCCGAGAATGGTGCGCTCCCAATCCTGGTAGATACCAGCCCTTGTACCTACGGATTGAAGACCGCACGCCCCTACCTGACGCCTGAAAACCAGGCAAAATTCGATCGGCTCACGATCCTCGACAGTGTGCAGTTTGCCAGCGAGCAGATCCTTCCGCACCTGCCGATCCATCGCCGGGTAAATTCGGTAACGCTTCATCCCGTATGCTCGGTGACGAAGATGGGGATTGCGTCAGAGCTTGTGAAGATAGCCGAGGCCTGCAGCGATGAGGTGGTTGTGCCGCAGGGGGCGGGTTGCTGCGCGTTTGCCGGAGATAGGGGATTCCTTTTCCCCGAGCTCACGGCTTCGGCCACGCAGGACGAGGCAGAGAGTATCGAGAAGAAACATTGCGACGGATATTTCTCCAGCAGCCGTACCTGCGAGATTGGAATGACGCGGGCGACAGGAGAGATCTACCGCTCCTACCTGCATCTCCTGGATTATGTCTCCCGTCCGGAGGCCTGA